From a region of the Acidimicrobiales bacterium genome:
- a CDS encoding metalloregulator ArsR/SmtB family transcription factor — translation MLVERPDFPIDEGLDDLRSLYTGIFRALSEPLRLEIVTLFAEYDELPCTVIEERLPITKSTISYHIKILARARLISVRKEGRFYFYRLRHDVLAWFLPGFLDRLGVDAAGR, via the coding sequence ATGCTGGTCGAGCGGCCGGACTTCCCCATCGACGAGGGGCTCGACGACCTGCGCTCGCTCTACACCGGCATCTTCCGGGCGCTGTCGGAGCCGCTGCGGCTGGAGATCGTGACGCTGTTCGCCGAGTACGACGAGCTGCCGTGCACGGTGATCGAGGAGCGCCTGCCGATCACCAAGTCGACGATCTCGTACCACATCAAGATCCTCGCCCGGGCCCGCCTGATCAGCGTGCGGAAGGAGGGCCGCTTCTACTTCTACCGGCTGCGCCACGATGTGTTGGCGTGGTTCCTCCCGGGCTTCCTCGAC
- a CDS encoding class I adenylate-forming enzyme family protein — protein sequence MTERGYLGLPVSPDDLTHGGFIADIAARFGDREALVFDDRRLTFAQLHEEVRAFGRGLLALGVSKGARVALLLGNRPEFVIGAYGAALIGAVVVPVSTLASSGERDYILAHSDAAVLVTQPALLRRRLLDQLLADHPELVDAEPGHAAAAAFPHLRHVVCLGDPSPAGPRSVESWDRVVDAGRALGDEVVDAAAASVHPSDEALIIYTSGTTDHPKAVLHAHRGPVVQSWRWAEQLALDPDDRIWSPFPFFWTAGLAMVLGGTLASGACLVCQDGFEAGAALELIERERVTIVHSFPHVEAQLVEHEDARRRDLSSLRRVMPDSPLRQVTPFAEDPGDPRAAYGLTETFTIATSIPSDSPLELRRTTHGIALPGMAVRIVDPDSGAPLEPGATGEIAVKGVTLMRGYYKVPPEECFDDEGWFRTRDSGHLDDRGYLHWDGRLSGLIKTAGANVSPAEVETALRQWGRLSLASIVGVPHPRLGEAVVLCAVQGPAPVTEGDVVDQLRTVLASYKVPRRVLFVDEDEVTYTDNQKVRMDDMRALATRRLAQDDDDWGRFLREQLAAPAARAGEA from the coding sequence GTGACGGAGCGCGGCTACCTCGGCCTGCCCGTCTCGCCCGACGACCTGACCCACGGGGGCTTCATCGCCGACATCGCCGCCCGCTTCGGTGACCGGGAGGCGCTGGTGTTCGACGACCGCCGCCTCACCTTCGCCCAGCTGCACGAGGAGGTGCGGGCCTTCGGACGGGGGCTGCTGGCGCTCGGTGTCAGCAAGGGGGCGCGGGTGGCGCTGCTGCTCGGGAACCGGCCGGAGTTCGTGATCGGTGCCTACGGGGCGGCGCTGATCGGCGCCGTGGTCGTGCCGGTGAGCACCCTGGCGTCGTCCGGCGAGCGCGACTACATCCTCGCCCACAGCGACGCCGCGGTGCTGGTGACCCAGCCCGCCCTGCTGCGGCGGCGCCTGCTCGACCAGCTGCTCGCCGACCACCCCGAGCTGGTCGACGCCGAGCCGGGCCACGCCGCGGCGGCCGCCTTCCCCCACCTGCGCCACGTCGTGTGCCTCGGCGACCCGTCGCCGGCCGGTCCTCGCAGCGTCGAGTCGTGGGACCGCGTTGTCGACGCCGGCCGGGCCCTGGGCGACGAGGTGGTCGACGCCGCGGCCGCCAGCGTCCACCCCAGCGACGAGGCCCTGATCATCTACACCTCGGGGACCACCGACCACCCCAAGGCCGTGCTGCACGCCCACCGCGGCCCGGTGGTGCAGAGCTGGCGCTGGGCCGAGCAGCTGGCCCTCGACCCGGACGACCGGATCTGGAGCCCGTTCCCGTTCTTCTGGACCGCCGGCCTGGCGATGGTGCTCGGCGGGACCCTGGCGTCGGGTGCCTGCCTGGTGTGCCAGGACGGGTTCGAGGCCGGCGCCGCCCTGGAGCTGATCGAGCGCGAGCGGGTGACGATCGTCCACTCGTTCCCCCACGTGGAGGCCCAGCTCGTCGAGCACGAGGACGCCCGGCGCCGCGACCTGTCGTCGCTGCGACGGGTGATGCCCGACAGCCCGCTGCGCCAGGTCACGCCCTTCGCCGAGGACCCGGGCGACCCCCGCGCCGCCTACGGGCTGACCGAGACGTTCACGATCGCCACCTCGATCCCCTCCGACTCGCCCCTGGAGCTGCGGCGCACCACCCACGGGATCGCGCTGCCGGGCATGGCCGTCCGCATCGTCGACCCCGACAGCGGCGCCCCGCTGGAGCCGGGGGCGACCGGCGAGATCGCCGTGAAGGGGGTGACCCTCATGCGCGGCTACTACAAGGTGCCGCCCGAGGAGTGCTTCGACGACGAGGGCTGGTTCCGCACCCGCGACTCCGGCCACCTCGACGACCGCGGCTACCTCCACTGGGACGGGCGGCTGTCGGGGCTGATCAAGACCGCCGGCGCCAACGTGTCGCCGGCCGAGGTCGAGACGGCGCTGCGGCAGTGGGGTCGGCTGAGCCTGGCGAGCATCGTCGGCGTGCCGCACCCGCGGCTGGGCGAGGCGGTGGTGCTGTGCGCGGTCCAGGGCCCGGCACCGGTGACGGAGGGCGACGTCGTCGACCAGCTGCGGACCGTGCTGGCCTCCTACAAGGTGCCCCGGCGGGTGCTGTTCGTGGACGAGGACGAGGTGACCTACACCGACAACCAGAAGGTGCGGATGGACGACATGCGGGCGCTGGCGACGCGACGGCTGGCGCAGGACGACGACGACTGGGGCCGGTTCCTGCGGGAGCAGCTGGCGGCGCCGGCGGCGCGGGCGGGAGAGGCGTGA
- the ccrA gene encoding crotonyl-CoA carboxylase/reductase, translating into MSETTTVPIGELPPPGEVPERMLAQVIRQDRFGDPRTAFRVEEVDVPALAPDQVLVGVMAAGINFNNVWAARGLPVDVIRARQKAGEPWDFHIGGSDASGVVQAVGDAVTGVAVGDEVVVHHGWWDPDDPWVRSGRDPMLAPSVRIWGYETNFGAFGQFTVAQAHQCLPKAPHLTWEEAAAPTLVGTTAYRMLHGWAPHTVGEGDVVLVWGGSGGLGTQAIQLATAAGARAVAVVSDAARGDYCVGLGAAGYVDRSEMAHWGMPPHWDDAAGQAEWTAGARSFGAKVWEVLGERRNPNLVFEHPGEATIPTSVFVCETGGMVVVCAGTTGYSAVVDLRHHWVRQKRLQGSHGTNDEQARAYNDLVRARAVDPCLGKLYRFEEIPDAHHEMEQGHEVFGNRVALVGAPGPGSGGQT; encoded by the coding sequence GTGTCCGAGACGACGACCGTGCCCATCGGTGAGCTCCCCCCGCCCGGCGAGGTACCGGAGCGGATGCTGGCCCAGGTCATCCGCCAGGACCGGTTCGGCGACCCACGGACGGCCTTCCGGGTGGAGGAGGTCGACGTCCCGGCCCTCGCCCCCGACCAGGTGCTGGTGGGCGTGATGGCCGCCGGCATCAACTTCAACAACGTCTGGGCCGCCCGCGGGCTGCCGGTCGACGTCATCCGGGCCCGCCAGAAGGCCGGCGAGCCGTGGGACTTCCACATCGGCGGCTCCGACGCGTCCGGCGTCGTGCAGGCGGTGGGCGATGCCGTGACCGGGGTGGCGGTGGGCGACGAGGTGGTGGTCCACCACGGCTGGTGGGACCCGGACGACCCGTGGGTCCGCTCCGGGCGCGACCCGATGCTCGCCCCCTCGGTCCGCATCTGGGGGTACGAGACCAACTTCGGGGCGTTCGGCCAGTTCACCGTGGCCCAGGCCCACCAGTGCCTGCCCAAGGCACCGCATCTCACCTGGGAGGAGGCGGCCGCACCCACCCTGGTCGGCACCACCGCCTACCGGATGCTCCACGGCTGGGCGCCGCACACCGTGGGTGAGGGCGACGTCGTGCTGGTGTGGGGCGGCTCCGGCGGGCTGGGCACCCAGGCCATCCAGCTGGCGACCGCGGCCGGGGCGCGGGCGGTGGCCGTGGTGTCGGACGCGGCGCGGGGCGACTACTGCGTCGGGCTCGGCGCGGCCGGCTACGTCGACCGCAGCGAGATGGCGCACTGGGGCATGCCGCCGCACTGGGACGACGCCGCCGGCCAGGCCGAGTGGACCGCCGGCGCCAGGTCCTTCGGCGCCAAGGTGTGGGAGGTGCTGGGCGAGCGCCGCAACCCGAACCTCGTGTTCGAGCACCCGGGCGAGGCGACGATCCCCACCAGCGTCTTCGTGTGCGAGACGGGCGGCATGGTGGTCGTCTGCGCGGGGACCACCGGCTACAGCGCCGTGGTCGACCTGCGCCACCACTGGGTGCGCCAGAAGCGGCTGCAGGGCTCGCACGGCACCAACGACGAGCAGGCCCGCGCCTACAACGACCTGGTGCGCGCCCGGGCCGTCGACCCCTGCCTCGGCAAGCTCTACCGGTTCGAGGAGATCCCCGACGCCCACCACGAGATGGAGCAGGGGCACGAGGTGTTCGGCAACCGCGTGGCGCTGGTCGGCGCGCCCGGCCCCGGCTCGGGAGGGCAGACGTGA